The genomic stretch TGGTCGACGCATCCTGCCGGCCCGGAGGAGCGTCCGTTCTGCGTGGTATACCCCGGCTCGACGGAGGAAGTGTCAGAAGTCATGAAGGTTTGTCACCAGAGGAAGATTCCTGTCACTGCTTATAGCGGGGGGAACCAGTCTGGAGGGACATTTTACGCCGACGATGAAGGGCATTTCAATCGACTTTGGCCGGATGGACAAGGTTCTGTCTTTGCATGAGGAGGACCTTGACGTGGTTGTTCAGCCTGCCGTTGGCTGGGAGGAGCTGAATAACCAACTGTCAGAAAAGGGCCTATTCTTCCCTCCCGACCCCGGCCCAGGGGCCATGATTGGAGGCATGGTTGGCACTGGATGCAGCGGCACGAATGCTTACCGATATGGAACGATGCGGGAGTGGGTTCTCAGCCTGACGGTTGTCTTGGCGGACGGCACAATCATCAAGACTAGGCAGCGCCCTCGCAAGAGCTCTGCTGGCTATGACTTGAccaagctcttcatcggATCTGAGGGCACCCTTGGTCTGGTTACGGAAGCCACGCTCAAGCTGACAGTCAAGCCTCAATCTGAGAGCGTTGCTGTCTGCTCGTTCCCCACGATCCACCACGCAGCGACCTGTGTGCGCGATGTCGTAGGAAAGGGCATCCCCATTGCGGCAGTCGAAATTTTGGACGACAATCAAATGAAGTGCATAAACGATTCCCAGGTGACTTCGCGCACCTGGAACGAAGCCCCCACGTTGTTCTTCAAGTTTACCGGCACACCCAACAGCGTCAAAGAGCAGATTGCCCAGGTCAAGACTCTCGCCTCGCAGTGCAATAGCAAGACATTTGACTTTGCCAAAACCGACAGCGAGCGAGAAGAGCTGTGGAGTGCTCGAAAGGAAGCGCTATGGAGCGCCATGTCCATGAAGAAGGAAGGCGACAGAATGTGGACTGGCGATGTAGCCGTTCCGATGAGCAAGCTGCCTGATGTGATTGAGGAGACAAAGGAGGACATTCGAAAGAGCGGGCTGTTTGCAACGATTGTTGGgcatgttggagatggaaactTTCACAGTAAGGGTTGCTTCTGTGTGAACGAATGAGAATGACTTACTAATTACGGGGGATGAAATAGCTATTCTTGCTTATAACGAGGCTCAGCGAAAGAAAGCAGAGGCAGTTGTTCACCGGATGGTCAAGAGAGCGATTGCGGCTGAGGGCACCGTTTCGGTAAGTCGACGACTTGTCCTCCCTTTTATCCTGACTTGCTTTGATACTGATTGTTTAACACAAAAAATAGGGTGAACACGGTGTTGGCCTAGTCAAGCGAGACTATCTCCCTCATGAACTTGGTGAGACGACGGTGGATGCGATGCGCCaggtaagttttttttttttttcgtgaTTTATTTTACTGTATTTTTAGGAATCTAGTTAACAGAGAGATGCAGATCAAAAAGGCCTACGATCCTCTGTGCTTGTTGAACTGCGACAAGGTTGTTCGCATGCAGAAGCCGAAGAGTGTGGAGCCTTGGTAAAAAAGACTGGTGGATGATGAACGGCCTGCTTTACTTGCTCGACAAAATGTACGAGCTTGATGAATGTAATGAAGACGGGCCTACGGAATAATAAATGTACTATATATGAGTGTAAACTAAACAATACACCTAAGCTTTACAAGTTGACTCCTGTCAGGGAAATGGAAGCCTTCCAGCTGCTTATCTAATCCTTCCCCAGGACCAGGCGCCCCACGTCATGCCGTCATGGGCAATCACACGCCTGCTGGTCCCTGCGCCAACTTTAAGCTCGTGACGCTGCCTCACCAGTAAGCGACATTCCTACCTTTTACTGTCACCAATTATATGATTGTGAATCctccctttcccttctctcaaGAACCGCCTCTGTAATATCATCGCCCTTAAAAGCCCACATCGGAATCAAACGGCCTCCATCCCAGCGTCGAGACGCCATCTACATCCCGTATCCCAAGTGTGTCACTGCTTTCGCAACCCCGCCGACCCCTGGGTCTGTCGCGTTTTCATTTCGCCCCCCTATGGCGCTCTTCACGGCGCAGCTTCATCCCGGCAGGGCGCTTGGGTTCTTCGGTGAGTAGATTTGAAGCTACATGGTATGAACTCAAAGCCCAGTGTATGCCTAACCCATCTCCGTCTGCTAGTCCTCGGCGCGTCCGTCCACGATGTCTTGACTCGGGTCAAGGCCGAGCCGCAAGCGTTCCCGAAACTCGAAGTCCTCTACTCCAAAGACCAGCCCGTCACCGAACAAGTATGCGTCGTGCTACCGCAGAACGGCATCAGATTGCGATTCGACGGCCCTGAGCAGCGCCTTCGACTGATTGAAGTCATCGATTTTACAAAGAGCCACATCACCTTTAAGGACCGAGATCTGGTACGGCCAGCCGGTGCTACTACTGCTCCTGAGGTGCCTGGAGAGTCAACGGCCGGGCCTACTTTCAGACACATATACCATCGACTGCTGGGGCCAACATACGCGGGCGAGTTTATACCTCCGGCGGGATCTCAGGGCAACGGAACATATGTGCTTTCATATCCTGGGGTGGCTTTCAACTTCTCGGTGCCAACTTCAGTGTACTCTGCAGATAAAGATGTCGTCTCATTACTTTCTGCCTCGTCATCCCAGATCGCGACCTCCATGGCGATCTTCAGTGGGAATTCCTGGGCAGAAGTACGGCCGACGCTTTGGACAGAGGTGCTGCCTAGCGTGAAGCTGACTTCCATGCTACCTCGAGGAAAAGACGTTTACCCCGATGAAGTGTCTTTGATACGACTACACGGGGGAGGCAAGATACAGTTATTCAGGAAATGGACAACCAGTTCATTTTGGATTATTCTCGGCGAGACGACGCCGCAGGATCTGGTGGCGGAACTCGGGCCGCCGAATGCGATATACCGCAAGAATGATCAGAAAATGGTCATTCACAAGATGCGAGCTGCCAGCAACACACATGGGCGCCCTAATATGAAGGATCTAGGGCGACCAGACGAATTAACAGACACGGATCAGTCATCGATGCATACCGGCTCTGACGAATCAGAGAATGAGGCCGCGGTCGAGGAGGATGGAGGAAGCAATGCGTCAGGAGAGTGTTTCTACAACTATTTCTACTTTGGCTTTGACATACTCGTGTCTACGCCTGTCCCTCCCTCCAGCCTACCACCCGGCGAAACAAAGGTACCAGACGAAATTGGGAATGGAATCAAGACTCATGCTCCTGATCGGCTAGTCGCGACAAAGTTGGTGCTCCATGGCAATATACCCGGCTCATACGAGTTCAACCGCCACCGCCGATGTCGATGGGAGATTAGCTATCTGGATGACCTGTCTAGCGATGGCGGCCCCGTC from Trichoderma atroviride chromosome 3, complete sequence encodes the following:
- a CDS encoding uncharacterized protein (EggNog:ENOG41), whose protein sequence is MALFTAQLHPGRALGFFVLGASVHDVLTRVKAEPQAFPKLEVLYSKDQPVTEQVCVVLPQNGIRLRFDGPEQRLRLIEVIDFTKSHITFKDRDLVRPAGATTAPEVPGESTAGPTFRHIYHRLLGPTYAGEFIPPAGSQGNGTYVLSYPGVAFNFSVPTSVYSADKDVVSLLSASSSQIATSMAIFSGNSWAEVRPTLWTEVLPSVKLTSMLPRGKDVYPDEVSLIRLHGGGKIQLFRKWTTSSFWIILGETTPQDLVAELGPPNAIYRKNDQKMVIHKMRAASNTHGRPNMKDLGRPDELTDTDQSSMHTGSDESENEAAVEEDGGSNASGECFYNYFYFGFDILVSTPVPPSSLPPGETKVPDEIGNGIKTHAPDRLVATKLVLHGNIPGSYEFNRHRRCRWEISYLDDLSSDGGPVNSEMEFKTIENLMSRKWEGVYPTDKTQPRQGGMVLNRGWGDSPGSSCEFLGGWEESGARRPEANGDSTTTLYGFPGMVFEVLKNDYVNTLTVF